One genomic segment of Pandoraea sputorum includes these proteins:
- a CDS encoding ABC transporter permease subunit, with protein sequence MWLVQRLPQAGSRIAWPKHVARWLPALPALLFLAVFFIVPVVEILQGGLYDADGVLSVAQFARMTHSAVYIKVLGSTFWIAFLTAALSVLLGYPVAYLLARLSARSRERWLLWIVLPFWTSYLVKTYAWMLLLSKTGLLTTLATHLGLLDSAGTLAPSMTGVLIGMVHAMLPLAVMTMLPIMRGINMQLVQAAQTLGADRSTGFFTVFLPLSGPGAAAAGLLVFITSLGFFIVPALLGSPRESMVAQLVISSVLELFDLRFAGALSTVLLLCSIVVFFVYDRVVGLSSLAGEAPERRAGAGGRMLPVLMSVGRLAGELSFSRGSERAGGGLGLKAYTWAVVLALVLPIAFVVPLAFTKQSFVSFPPELFTIKWFVAFLESSVWQAALWRSLGVGFATAALALVLGFGASLALVRLPSRWRKPLFAVFIAPLIVPRIVVAVGLLYLFARWELAGTNAGLVIGHTVLAIPYVVVTLSASFKRFDWRLDDAAKMLGASAFTRVRTVLLPLLAASLGSAFLFAFIVSFDDLTIAIFVSGGINTTLPKQMWDDIQLAVTPTLAAVATSLVFLMVFVVWLSSIFKRKSY encoded by the coding sequence ATGTGGCTTGTTCAACGCCTGCCCCAGGCGGGGTCCCGTATTGCCTGGCCGAAACACGTGGCCCGGTGGTTGCCCGCGCTGCCCGCGTTGCTGTTCCTCGCTGTGTTCTTCATCGTGCCGGTCGTCGAGATATTGCAGGGCGGCCTTTACGATGCCGACGGCGTGCTGTCCGTCGCGCAATTCGCGCGCATGACGCACTCGGCCGTCTATATCAAGGTGCTTGGCTCGACCTTCTGGATTGCTTTCCTGACGGCCGCATTGTCGGTGCTGCTGGGCTATCCGGTGGCGTATTTGCTGGCGCGTCTGTCGGCGCGCTCGCGTGAGCGCTGGCTGTTGTGGATCGTGTTGCCGTTCTGGACGAGCTATCTCGTCAAGACTTACGCCTGGATGTTGCTGCTCTCGAAGACGGGCCTGCTCACCACGCTCGCCACGCACCTCGGTCTGCTCGATAGCGCGGGCACGCTCGCGCCGTCGATGACGGGCGTGCTGATCGGCATGGTGCACGCGATGCTGCCGCTCGCCGTCATGACGATGCTGCCGATCATGCGCGGCATCAACATGCAACTCGTGCAGGCAGCGCAAACGCTCGGCGCGGATCGCTCGACGGGCTTCTTCACAGTGTTTCTGCCGTTGTCCGGACCGGGTGCTGCGGCGGCCGGGTTGCTCGTCTTCATTACCAGTCTTGGCTTCTTTATCGTGCCCGCACTGCTGGGCTCGCCGCGTGAGTCGATGGTGGCGCAACTGGTCATTTCGTCTGTGCTTGAATTGTTCGACCTGCGGTTTGCGGGCGCACTGTCGACGGTCCTGCTGCTGTGTTCCATCGTCGTGTTCTTCGTGTACGACCGGGTGGTCGGTCTGTCGTCGTTGGCCGGAGAGGCGCCGGAACGACGCGCAGGGGCGGGTGGGCGCATGCTGCCTGTGCTGATGAGCGTCGGACGTCTCGCGGGCGAGCTGTCGTTCTCGCGAGGCAGCGAGCGGGCGGGCGGCGGTCTGGGTCTGAAGGCCTATACGTGGGCGGTTGTGCTCGCGCTGGTGCTGCCGATTGCATTCGTCGTGCCGCTGGCGTTCACGAAGCAGTCGTTCGTGTCGTTCCCGCCAGAGCTGTTCACCATCAAGTGGTTCGTGGCATTTCTCGAATCCAGCGTCTGGCAGGCGGCGTTGTGGCGCTCGCTGGGTGTGGGCTTCGCGACGGCCGCGCTCGCGCTCGTGCTTGGCTTTGGGGCGAGTCTGGCGCTTGTCCGGTTGCCGTCGCGCTGGCGCAAGCCGCTGTTCGCCGTGTTCATCGCGCCGCTGATCGTGCCGCGCATCGTCGTCGCCGTCGGTCTGCTGTATCTGTTTGCGCGGTGGGAACTGGCGGGCACCAATGCGGGCCTCGTCATCGGTCACACCGTGCTGGCGATTCCGTACGTGGTCGTCACCTTGTCGGCGAGCTTCAAGCGCTTCGACTGGCGGCTCGACGACGCGGCCAAGATGCTCGGCGCGTCGGCCTTCACCCGCGTGCGCACCGTGCTGCTGCCGTTGCTCGCGGCAAGTCTCGGCTCGGCGTTCCTGTTCGCTTTCATCGTGTCGTTCGACGACCTGACGATTGCCATCTTCGTCTCCGGCGGGATCAACACCACGCTGCCCAAGCAGATGTGGGACGACATCCAACTGGCTGTCACACCGACATTGGCCGCTGTCGCCACGTCGCTGGTCTTCCTGATGGTGTTCGTCGTCTGGTTGTCTTCCATCTTCAAACGCAAGAGCTACTGA
- a CDS encoding ABC transporter ATP-binding protein — MSTKLETIGLAKTYRETPALLPTDLRVAAGEFLTLLGPSGSGKTTLLQMISGLVEPSAGQLLIDGRDATHDAPGKRGIGMVFQSYALFPHMTVWENVAYGLRMRKLPRAELGPAVDAALAMVKMQAFAQRLPSELSGGQQQRIALARCFAFRPSIILLDEPLGALDKKLREHMQLEIRRLHQELGATFIYVTHDQDEALTLSDRICLMNQARIEQIGTPAQLYDRPATRFAADFLGHSNLLDGVVERLADGRVALRVGERLVPIGPSPDLPAAGAASLLVRPEAARLTTPEDGALAGTIREVVFLGSDTRAIVSLGQGGESATAADAEHAHFTVRCPRELTPRVGERVGLAWDHGRATLLTR, encoded by the coding sequence ATGAGCACCAAACTGGAAACCATCGGTCTTGCCAAGACGTACCGCGAGACGCCCGCGCTTCTGCCGACGGATCTGCGCGTCGCGGCAGGGGAATTTCTCACGTTGCTCGGGCCTTCGGGCTCGGGCAAGACCACGCTGCTGCAAATGATCTCGGGGCTGGTCGAGCCCAGTGCGGGCCAGTTGCTGATCGACGGGCGCGACGCCACGCACGATGCACCGGGCAAACGTGGCATCGGGATGGTGTTCCAGAGCTATGCGCTCTTTCCGCACATGACCGTCTGGGAGAACGTGGCGTATGGCTTGCGCATGCGCAAGCTGCCGCGCGCCGAGTTGGGACCGGCCGTCGACGCAGCGCTCGCCATGGTCAAGATGCAGGCGTTTGCGCAACGTCTGCCTTCGGAGTTGTCGGGCGGTCAGCAGCAGCGTATCGCACTGGCACGCTGCTTCGCGTTTCGTCCGTCGATCATCCTGCTCGACGAGCCGCTCGGTGCGCTCGACAAGAAGTTGCGCGAGCACATGCAACTGGAAATCCGGCGTCTGCATCAGGAACTGGGCGCAACGTTCATCTATGTGACGCACGATCAGGATGAGGCGCTGACGCTATCCGACCGCATCTGTCTGATGAATCAGGCGCGCATCGAACAGATCGGCACACCGGCGCAGTTGTACGACCGTCCGGCCACGCGTTTTGCCGCCGACTTCCTTGGGCATTCGAATTTACTCGATGGTGTGGTGGAGCGACTGGCGGACGGGCGCGTCGCGCTGCGCGTGGGTGAGCGTCTGGTGCCCATCGGCCCGAGCCCGGACTTGCCGGCGGCCGGCGCGGCGAGTCTGCTCGTGCGCCCGGAGGCGGCCCGGCTGACGACGCCGGAAGACGGCGCGCTTGCCGGGACGATTCGCGAAGTGGTCTTTCTCGGCTCGGACACGCGCGCCATCGTGTCGCTGGGGCAGGGCGGTGAATCCGCCACCGCTGCCGACGCCGAGCACGCGCATTTCACCGTGCGTTGTCCGCGTGAGCTGACCCCGCGCGTGGGCGAGCGCGTCGGGCTCGCGTGGGATCACGGCCGCGCCACGCTGCTCACACGCTGA
- a CDS encoding ABC transporter substrate-binding protein, with amino-acid sequence MSHSHDPQNPSRRRLLQMAGVTALAGSVPMLASHTAFAQAKQLIVSDPGGPYTVAYRRAFYDPFEKATGIKVVSVARDSQPVAQFAAMVQTKNFVWDVTTLTLSADIPYLESKGFLEPVGMKAADFPGIMPEAVTADWLGVDVYSTVLAYRTDKFQKDAPQTWADFWDVKRFPGRRSLRRSPLDTLEQALMADGVPIDKLYPLDLDRAFKSLDKIKPHINLWWTSGAQAMQAIQSGDVDMMSTWNGRAQAAIDNKAPVKIVWNQGLYSIEGWGIPKGTPRAEFAKQFVRFCGDPARQALITQDLAYGPTNLKAFDGIPKERAPLLPTAPANLKGMRLPSPQWWAENRTKATERFNAWLLS; translated from the coding sequence ATGTCTCACTCGCACGACCCGCAAAATCCGTCCCGCCGCCGTCTGCTTCAAATGGCCGGTGTCACTGCACTGGCTGGCTCGGTGCCGATGCTGGCGTCGCACACGGCGTTCGCTCAGGCCAAGCAGTTGATCGTCTCCGATCCGGGTGGCCCGTACACCGTCGCTTATCGCCGGGCGTTCTACGACCCGTTCGAGAAGGCGACCGGCATCAAGGTCGTGAGCGTGGCACGCGACTCGCAACCGGTGGCGCAGTTCGCGGCGATGGTGCAGACGAAGAACTTCGTGTGGGACGTCACTACGCTCACGCTGTCGGCCGATATTCCTTACCTCGAATCGAAGGGCTTTCTCGAGCCGGTCGGCATGAAGGCTGCCGACTTCCCCGGCATCATGCCCGAGGCCGTGACGGCCGACTGGCTGGGGGTCGACGTCTACTCGACCGTGCTGGCTTATCGCACCGACAAGTTCCAGAAGGACGCGCCGCAGACGTGGGCCGACTTCTGGGACGTGAAGCGTTTCCCGGGCCGCCGTTCGCTGCGCCGCAGCCCGCTCGACACGCTGGAACAGGCGCTCATGGCTGACGGCGTGCCCATCGACAAGCTGTATCCGCTCGATCTCGACCGTGCCTTCAAGTCGCTCGACAAGATCAAGCCGCACATCAACCTCTGGTGGACGTCGGGGGCGCAGGCCATGCAGGCGATCCAGAGCGGCGACGTCGACATGATGTCGACGTGGAACGGGCGTGCGCAGGCGGCCATCGACAACAAGGCGCCGGTGAAGATCGTCTGGAACCAGGGGCTGTATTCCATCGAAGGGTGGGGGATTCCGAAGGGCACGCCGCGCGCCGAGTTCGCGAAGCAGTTCGTGCGCTTCTGCGGCGATCCGGCCCGGCAGGCGCTCATCACGCAAGACCTCGCTTACGGTCCGACCAACCTCAAGGCATTCGACGGTATTCCCAAGGAGCGCGCGCCGCTGCTACCGACTGCGCCTGCCAACCTCAAGGGTATGCGTCTGCCGAGCCCGCAGTGGTGGGCCGAGAACCGTACGAAGGCCACCGAGCGTTTCAACGCGTGGCTGCTGTCGTAA
- a CDS encoding enoyl-CoA hydratase/isomerase family protein: protein MSETAKQTEQEVLFTQVGKVAVITLNRPQALNAWTIAMRELIIDALQRFNADDNVAAVIMTGAGRAFSAGQDLAEAKHFDGDTAIEWIKGWEHYYDVIRSLKKPLVMALNGTAAGSAFQVSLLGDIRVGHPGVRMGQPEINAGIASTTGPWIMNHMLGLSRTIELTLTGRLMDADESHRLGLIHHLVPEDKVFDKALEIATELAEKPPVAMRLDKQRFREMTEGTFQDAIEAGMRIQRESYESGEPARMMAAFFAKRAAKAETAKA from the coding sequence ATGAGCGAGACAGCAAAGCAAACGGAGCAGGAAGTTCTCTTCACGCAGGTTGGCAAGGTGGCGGTAATCACCTTGAATCGTCCGCAGGCGCTCAATGCCTGGACGATTGCCATGCGCGAACTGATCATCGACGCGCTCCAGCGTTTCAATGCCGACGACAACGTGGCGGCCGTGATCATGACCGGTGCCGGTCGCGCGTTCTCGGCCGGACAGGATCTGGCCGAAGCGAAGCATTTCGACGGCGACACGGCCATCGAGTGGATCAAGGGCTGGGAGCACTACTACGACGTGATCCGTAGTCTGAAGAAGCCGCTGGTCATGGCGCTGAACGGCACGGCCGCAGGCTCGGCCTTCCAGGTGTCGCTGCTGGGCGACATTCGCGTCGGCCATCCGGGCGTGCGCATGGGGCAGCCGGAGATCAACGCCGGTATCGCGAGCACAACCGGTCCGTGGATCATGAATCACATGCTGGGGCTGTCGCGCACGATCGAGTTGACGCTCACCGGCCGTCTGATGGATGCGGACGAGAGCCATCGTCTTGGCCTGATCCATCACCTCGTGCCGGAAGACAAGGTATTCGACAAGGCGCTGGAAATCGCGACGGAACTCGCCGAGAAGCCGCCGGTGGCGATGCGTCTGGACAAGCAGCGCTTCCGCGAAATGACCGAAGGCACGTTCCAGGACGCTATCGAAGCAGGCATGCGCATTCAGCGCGAGTCGTACGAGTCGGGTGAACCGGCGCGCATGATGGCCGCGTTTTTTGCCAAGCGTGCCGCAAAGGCCGAAACGGCAAAGGCCTGA
- a CDS encoding F0F1 ATP synthase subunit epsilon translates to MALLKVDVVSTERAIFSGEARFVEIPGSAGELGVLPGHTPLLSGVRPGTVRIEGVDGTETFLYIAGGFVEIQPDRVTVLADTAMRADSLDQARAERAREAAAALLEQQTGDIDYAKAQAELAEAVAQLQAIRRLRKQKSRAQGD, encoded by the coding sequence ATGGCATTACTCAAGGTAGATGTGGTCAGTACCGAACGCGCGATTTTCTCGGGCGAGGCGCGCTTCGTGGAAATCCCCGGCTCGGCAGGTGAGTTGGGGGTGTTGCCGGGGCACACGCCGCTGCTCTCGGGCGTGCGTCCCGGGACGGTGCGCATCGAGGGTGTCGACGGTACCGAGACATTCCTGTACATCGCTGGCGGCTTCGTCGAGATCCAGCCCGATCGGGTGACGGTGCTCGCCGACACGGCCATGCGTGCCGACAGTCTCGATCAGGCGCGCGCCGAGCGTGCCCGTGAAGCGGCTGCTGCATTGTTGGAACAACAGACCGGCGACATCGATTACGCCAAGGCGCAGGCCGAGCTGGCCGAAGCCGTGGCGCAACTGCAAGCCATTCGCCGTCTGCGCAAACAAAAGTCGCGCGCGCAAGGCGATTAA
- a CDS encoding Ldh family oxidoreductase, with protein sequence MRIPLKDAVDFGKQLLLAQGVPDDIALDVAEHLVEADRVGYASHGLSILPTYRKVLEDGQVNPSGRPSVLTDHGNLLLFEGNRGFGQHVGKFVVEHAIARAFDKGVAILTLRNSHHLGRMGQYGEMAAHQGLVFMAFTNVTNRQPMVAPYGGSEPRLTTNPLCFAGPLPNNRPPLVVDMATSAIAINKARVLAAEGKQAPPGSLIDGYGNPSTDPNALFTEPFGALLPFGGHKGYALGIVTELLAGVLSGGGTIQPEHPRAGVATNNMFAIVLNPQVDFAATWRSHEVEAFIDYLTSCPPQPGFDRVQYPGEYEADNRKKHHDHIDLTTPIWESLLKMSTELGVATPQTL encoded by the coding sequence ATGCGAATCCCCCTGAAAGACGCCGTCGACTTCGGCAAACAACTGCTGCTCGCGCAGGGCGTGCCGGATGACATCGCGCTCGACGTCGCTGAGCATCTCGTAGAAGCGGACCGTGTCGGCTATGCGAGTCACGGCCTGTCGATTCTGCCGACCTATCGCAAAGTGCTTGAGGACGGACAGGTCAATCCGAGCGGACGTCCGAGCGTGCTCACCGATCACGGCAATCTGTTGTTGTTCGAGGGCAATCGCGGTTTCGGGCAACACGTCGGCAAGTTCGTGGTGGAGCATGCGATTGCGCGTGCCTTCGACAAGGGCGTGGCGATTCTGACGCTGCGCAACAGCCACCATCTGGGCCGCATGGGCCAGTATGGTGAGATGGCGGCGCATCAAGGGCTGGTGTTCATGGCGTTCACGAATGTGACGAACCGTCAGCCGATGGTCGCACCGTACGGCGGCAGCGAGCCGCGCCTGACGACCAATCCATTGTGCTTTGCGGGGCCGTTACCGAACAACCGTCCGCCGCTGGTGGTGGACATGGCGACGAGCGCCATCGCCATCAACAAGGCACGTGTGCTGGCGGCCGAAGGCAAACAAGCGCCGCCCGGCTCGCTGATCGACGGTTACGGTAATCCGTCGACCGATCCGAATGCGCTCTTCACCGAGCCGTTCGGTGCGTTACTGCCGTTCGGTGGACACAAGGGCTACGCGCTGGGCATCGTAACGGAGTTGCTGGCGGGTGTGCTCTCGGGCGGTGGCACGATACAGCCGGAGCACCCGCGTGCGGGTGTGGCGACGAACAACATGTTCGCCATCGTGCTCAACCCACAAGTCGACTTCGCCGCGACGTGGCGCTCGCACGAGGTGGAGGCGTTCATCGACTATCTGACGTCATGCCCGCCGCAGCCTGGCTTCGACCGCGTCCAGTATCCCGGCGAATATGAGGCAGACAACCGCAAGAAGCACCATGACCACATCGACCTCACGACACCGATTTGGGAGTCGCTATTGAAGATGTCGACGGAACTCGGTGTGGCGACGCCACAAACGTTGTGA
- a CDS encoding DASS family sodium-coupled anion symporter translates to MSTPDVSVQSPPQKKAIPIGLIAGVIVMIAVLFIPMPDDLPVAGHRMLAILAFAVVVWITEAVSYEASAIIITSLMAFLVGTAPTVQDPSVEYGTSRAISMALAGFSNSALALVAGALFIAAAMTLTGLDRRIALVTLSRIGTSTRRVMIGAVAVTILLSLVVPSATARSACVVPIMMGVIAAFGVDKRSNIAAGIMIIVAQATSIWNVGIQTAAAQNLLTVGFMDKMLGDRITWAEWLVAGAPWAIIMSVVLVVLVLKLMPPEADAIAGGKEAVEAQLRDMGPMTSAQKRLLAVSIGLLLFWATEGKLHRFDTTSVTYVGLVVLMLPRFGVMTWKDVQSRIPWGTVIVFGVGISLGTALLTTQAGQWLGNHVVAATGLDSLPTLSIFAILAAFLILIHLGFASATALTSAMLPILIAVLQTLPGDFNRLGMTMLLGFTVSFGFILPINAPQNMVCLGTDTFTAKQFAKVGIIVTVVGYALLLVFAATYWRWLGWL, encoded by the coding sequence ATGAGCACGCCTGACGTTTCTGTGCAAAGCCCTCCCCAGAAGAAAGCGATACCCATCGGACTCATTGCCGGTGTGATCGTGATGATTGCCGTGCTCTTTATTCCGATGCCTGACGATCTGCCGGTCGCAGGCCATCGCATGCTGGCCATTCTCGCCTTCGCCGTGGTGGTGTGGATTACCGAGGCCGTCTCGTACGAGGCCAGCGCCATCATCATCACCTCTCTGATGGCGTTTCTCGTGGGCACTGCGCCCACGGTGCAGGATCCGAGCGTCGAGTACGGCACGTCGCGCGCTATCAGCATGGCGCTTGCCGGGTTCTCCAACTCGGCCCTCGCGCTGGTGGCCGGTGCGCTCTTCATCGCTGCGGCGATGACCCTCACCGGGCTCGACCGTCGCATCGCCCTCGTGACCCTCTCCAGGATCGGAACCAGCACGCGCCGCGTGATGATCGGCGCCGTTGCCGTCACTATCCTGCTTTCGCTTGTCGTTCCCAGCGCCACCGCCCGTAGCGCCTGTGTGGTGCCGATCATGATGGGCGTGATTGCCGCGTTCGGCGTCGACAAACGCTCGAACATCGCCGCAGGCATCATGATCATCGTGGCGCAGGCGACCAGTATCTGGAACGTCGGTATTCAGACGGCGGCTGCACAGAACCTGCTGACCGTGGGCTTCATGGACAAGATGCTGGGTGACCGCATTACGTGGGCTGAGTGGCTTGTCGCGGGCGCACCGTGGGCGATCATCATGTCGGTGGTGCTTGTGGTGCTCGTACTCAAGCTGATGCCGCCCGAGGCCGACGCCATTGCTGGCGGCAAAGAAGCCGTCGAGGCGCAACTGCGTGACATGGGGCCGATGACGAGTGCGCAAAAGCGTTTGCTCGCCGTGTCGATCGGACTGCTGCTTTTCTGGGCAACGGAGGGCAAGCTTCACCGCTTCGATACGACCTCGGTCACCTACGTGGGTCTGGTGGTGCTGATGCTGCCGCGCTTTGGCGTGATGACCTGGAAGGACGTGCAGTCGCGCATTCCCTGGGGTACCGTGATCGTGTTCGGGGTCGGTATCAGTCTTGGCACCGCATTGCTCACGACGCAGGCGGGACAGTGGCTGGGTAATCACGTGGTCGCTGCAACGGGCCTCGATTCGCTGCCGACGTTGTCGATCTTCGCGATACTGGCGGCATTCCTCATTCTCATTCACCTGGGTTTCGCGAGCGCCACGGCGCTGACCTCGGCCATGCTGCCGATTCTGATTGCGGTGCTGCAAACCTTGCCGGGCGACTTTAACCGGCTGGGCATGACCATGTTGCTCGGCTTCACGGTCAGCTTCGGTTTCATCCTGCCGATCAACGCACCGCAGAACATGGTGTGTCTGGGCACCGACACGTTCACCGCCAAACAATTCGCCAAGGTGGGGATCATCGTCACGGTCGTGGGTTACGCTTTGCTGCTGGTGTTCGCCGCGACGTACTGGCGCTGGCTGGGCTGGTTGTAA
- the gor gene encoding glutathione-disulfide reductase has protein sequence MSQFDVDLFVIGAGSGGVRAARVAAQYGARVKVAEEFRVGGTCVIRGCVPKKLLVYASRFADEFEDAAGFGWEVPSPKFDWKTLIARKDAEIARLEGIYTTNLERAGAELIAARAVVEGPHTVVLPATGERVTARNILIATGGRPADQPHFVGREHAISSNEVFHLESLPERITIIGGGYIALEFAGVFAGLGSKVSVVHRGPHLLRGFDEEVRTSLEAAYRERGIEILLERTIERAEKIQDGLRITLSDGSAHEADVLLSAAGRVPYTQGLGLAASGVALNDKGAVIVDEFSRTNVPSIFAVGDVTDRVNLTPMAIREGQAFADTVFGERTTRVDHKLIPTAVFSTPEIGVVGLTESEARAQYAQLKVYKATFRPLKATLSGRQEKILMKLLVDGVTDKIVGAHMVGDHAGEQVQLLGVALSMGATKADFDRTLAVHPTAAEEWVTMRTPVP, from the coding sequence ATGTCCCAGTTCGATGTGGATCTGTTCGTGATCGGTGCCGGTTCGGGTGGCGTAAGGGCCGCACGCGTCGCCGCGCAATACGGCGCTCGCGTGAAGGTCGCAGAAGAGTTTCGCGTGGGTGGCACGTGCGTCATTCGCGGTTGCGTGCCGAAGAAGCTGTTGGTCTATGCCAGCCGGTTTGCCGACGAATTCGAAGACGCCGCGGGTTTCGGCTGGGAAGTCCCCTCCCCCAAGTTCGACTGGAAAACGCTGATCGCCCGCAAGGACGCCGAGATTGCGCGACTCGAAGGCATCTATACGACTAACCTCGAACGCGCGGGGGCCGAACTCATCGCCGCGCGCGCCGTGGTCGAAGGCCCGCACACGGTCGTACTGCCCGCCACCGGTGAGCGCGTGACCGCGCGCAACATCCTGATCGCAACGGGCGGACGTCCGGCAGATCAGCCGCACTTCGTCGGACGCGAGCACGCCATTTCGTCAAACGAAGTGTTTCATCTCGAATCGCTCCCCGAGCGGATTACGATCATCGGCGGCGGTTACATTGCACTGGAATTCGCAGGCGTTTTCGCCGGGCTGGGCTCGAAGGTGAGCGTCGTGCATCGTGGGCCGCATTTGCTGCGTGGTTTCGACGAGGAAGTTCGGACGTCGCTTGAAGCCGCGTATCGCGAGCGAGGTATTGAGATCCTGCTTGAGCGTACGATCGAGCGTGCAGAGAAGATTCAGGACGGCTTGCGCATTACGCTGTCGGACGGCAGCGCGCACGAAGCGGACGTGCTGCTGAGCGCTGCGGGGCGTGTGCCGTACACGCAAGGACTCGGGCTGGCGGCAAGCGGCGTGGCACTTAACGACAAGGGGGCGGTGATCGTCGACGAGTTCTCGCGCACGAATGTGCCGTCTATCTTTGCCGTTGGCGACGTCACCGATCGCGTGAACCTCACGCCGATGGCGATTCGCGAAGGTCAGGCGTTCGCGGATACGGTGTTCGGGGAGCGCACCACGCGCGTCGACCACAAACTGATCCCGACAGCCGTTTTCAGCACGCCCGAAATCGGTGTTGTCGGACTGACCGAGAGTGAGGCCCGCGCACAGTACGCACAGCTCAAAGTGTACAAAGCCACCTTCCGCCCGCTCAAGGCAACGCTGTCAGGCCGTCAGGAAAAGATTCTGATGAAGCTGCTCGTCGATGGCGTGACCGACAAGATCGTCGGCGCGCATATGGTCGGGGATCACGCAGGAGAACAGGTGCAGTTGCTGGGCGTCGCGCTGTCGATGGGTGCGACGAAGGCCGACTTCGATCGCACGTTGGCAGTGCACCCGACGGCCGCCGAAGAGTGGGTGACGATGCGCACGCCGGTGCCCTAA
- a CDS encoding sodium-dependent transporter has product MSHLPISPAAPAASPSAIDASGEASRATWGSRLGFVLAAAGSAVGLGAVWKFPYVVGQHGGGAFLAVYLACVLTLGVALLLAEMTVGRLTGQSITTALRTLGGRAWAWVGRIATFNAFAILSFYVVVGGWTVTYLMRAFTGSVLANDTQRLVAEFSAFTANPVASLASMGVFLGMTALIVAAGVQKGIERAGKWLMPALFLLMLLVIARALTLPGAMAGVAWFLTPDFSMISGKTLLEALGLAFFSLSLGAGMIVVYGSYLPRDARLAGSAVWVATLATLACCLAGLMILPAVFAFGVPPDAGPGLTFITMPAIFAQMPFGHAIAIAFFLLLLFAALTSAVSLFEPVTAFLIDEYQWRRGRAVLAVFVATFLFGAPAALSFGIWSEVRLFDRTIFDLMDYVTVNLLMPVGGLCIAIFVGACIWPKARTVLEGSRAKWFVPIWRALLLVLTPIAIFGVWYQTF; this is encoded by the coding sequence GTGTCCCATTTACCCATCTCACCTGCTGCCCCAGCGGCATCGCCCTCTGCTATCGATGCTTCGGGCGAAGCGAGCCGTGCCACCTGGGGATCGCGGCTGGGTTTTGTGCTCGCCGCCGCCGGCTCTGCCGTTGGCCTGGGTGCGGTCTGGAAATTTCCGTACGTCGTCGGGCAGCACGGCGGCGGTGCGTTCCTCGCCGTCTATCTGGCCTGTGTGCTGACGCTCGGCGTCGCCCTGTTGCTGGCAGAGATGACGGTTGGCCGCCTGACGGGGCAGTCCATTACGACCGCATTGCGCACGCTCGGCGGTCGTGCCTGGGCGTGGGTCGGCCGCATCGCCACGTTCAATGCATTCGCGATTCTCTCGTTCTACGTCGTGGTCGGTGGCTGGACGGTGACGTACCTGATGCGCGCATTCACCGGTTCGGTCCTCGCGAACGATACGCAGCGGCTGGTCGCGGAGTTCTCGGCGTTCACCGCAAATCCGGTGGCATCACTTGCGAGCATGGGGGTGTTTCTCGGGATGACGGCGTTGATCGTAGCGGCCGGTGTGCAGAAAGGAATCGAGCGGGCAGGCAAGTGGCTCATGCCTGCGCTGTTCCTGCTGATGTTGCTGGTCATTGCCCGGGCGCTCACGTTGCCCGGCGCGATGGCGGGTGTGGCCTGGTTCCTTACGCCCGACTTTTCGATGATCTCTGGCAAGACGTTGCTCGAAGCACTGGGACTGGCGTTCTTCTCGTTGTCGCTGGGGGCGGGCATGATCGTGGTCTACGGATCCTATCTGCCGCGCGATGCACGGCTCGCTGGTTCGGCCGTCTGGGTCGCAACGCTCGCGACGCTCGCGTGCTGCCTTGCCGGTCTGATGATTCTCCCCGCCGTGTTCGCGTTCGGCGTACCGCCCGACGCCGGTCCCGGCCTCACATTCATCACCATGCCGGCCATCTTTGCGCAGATGCCGTTCGGCCACGCCATTGCCATCGCGTTCTTTTTGCTGTTGCTGTTCGCTGCGCTGACCTCGGCCGTCTCGCTGTTCGAGCCGGTCACGGCCTTTCTGATCGACGAATATCAATGGCGGCGTGGTCGGGCAGTCCTCGCCGTGTTCGTCGCGACATTCCTGTTCGGTGCACCGGCGGCTCTGTCGTTCGGCATCTGGTCGGAGGTGCGACTGTTCGACCGTACGATCTTCGATCTGATGGACTACGTCACCGTCAATCTGCTGATGCCGGTGGGTGGGCTTTGCATCGCGATCTTCGTCGGAGCGTGCATCTGGCCCAAGGCGCGTACTGTGCTGGAAGGTTCGCGCGCGAAGTGGTTTGTACCGATTTGGCGCGCGCTGCTGCTGGTGCTCACGCCGATTGCTATCTTCGGCGTCTGGTATCAGACGTTCTAA